A part of Arachis hypogaea cultivar Tifrunner chromosome 12, arahy.Tifrunner.gnm2.J5K5, whole genome shotgun sequence genomic DNA contains:
- the LOC112727125 gene encoding mitochondrial import receptor subunit TOM9-2, protein MSSSQSRRGGVSLPERPGGRDDSLIVKISRSPIVARGKQAAGDAAFVAKKLLRSTGKAAWIAGTTFLILVVPLIIEMDREQQLNEYELQQASILGTPASIGPPK, encoded by the coding sequence ATGTCGTCATCGCAATCCAGAAGAGGCGGAGTGTCCCTCCCTGAGAGGCCAGGAGGCCGAGACGACTCCCTCATCGTGAAGATCTCCCGCTCCCCCATCGTTGCCCGCGGAAAACAGGCCGCCGGAGACGCCGCCTTCGTGGCCAAGAAGCTCCTCCGCAGCACCGGAAAAGCCGCATGGATCGCCGGCACAACGTTCCTCATCCTCGTTGTCCCTCTCATCATCGAAATGGATCGCGAGCAGCAGCTCAACGAGTACGAGCTCCAGCAGGCCAGCATCCTTGGAACTCCCGCCTCCATTGGTCCTCCTAAGTGA